The window GCCGACTCCATGGCCGTACTTTCGGGCCTCAACATTATCGCTGGAGAACTTGACCGATGAGAGATCACATTACTGGTGCTGTTCAGTTTGTCTCCAATAACCGCCTGAAGTTCGACGGTCCGACGCAGTCTATCGACGCGCTTCCGGATCCGGGCCAGACTTTCGGCTACGTGAACAAGGCCGTGCCGCAGCCCGAGCCGAAGGAAGTGCTCGCTAAGCTCGACACTCCCGAAATCAAGGAACGTTGCGCCGATCTGCTCAGCCGCTACCCGGTGGGCCAGGGCGCTCTCCTCGAAGTGCTGTGGCTCGTGCAGGGCGTGTTCGGCTGGGTTCCGACCGAAGGTATCCGCTGGGCTGCTAACGTTTGCGGTTGCGCTCCGGCACACGCGCTCGGTGTCGCGACTTTCTACACGATGTACAACCACGCTCCGAAGGGCAAGTTCCTGCTGCAGTTCTGCCGCAACATCAGCTGCGCCATCAAGGGCGCTCAGCCGCTCATCAAGTACGTGGAAAACAAGCTCGGCGTGAAGACGGGCGAGACCACTCCCGACGGGCTCTTTACCGTGCTTCAGGTGGAATGCCTGGGCAGTTGCGGAAACGGCCCGATGATGCTGGTGAACGATGACTTCGCCACCGACGTGGTCGATGGTCAGCTCAAGATGAAGCGCGGTACGACTCTTACCGAAGCAAGCATCGACCGCATTATCGACTGGTGCCGTGCGCATGTGAACGACATGCCGAAGCACGACGTGCTGGGCGGTATCGTGAAGGGCCACTGCGGCCACCCCGGTGCTCCGGGCGCTACGGCGAAGCCGCAGGTTGCCGACTACGCTCCTCCTTCTCCGGTTTTGAACGTGAAGGCCGAAGCCGATGAAAGCGGCGCTACCCTCACATGGAAGGGCGCTCCCGAGTTCACGAAGATCGTGGTGGAAAAGAAGAACGGCTCTTCTTGGGTCGCTGTCGGTGAACCCGGCGTGAAGGACAAGGCTTTCGTGGACGCTGCCGGCAAGGTCGGCGACGTGTACCGCATGATTGCCACTTCCGGCGAACGTACGGCGAAACCTTCGAATGAAGCCGTGACCACCCAGAAGCCGGCTCCGGTCGAGGAGGCTAAGTAATTATGGCAGAATGTGTAAAAGTTTGTACAGCGAATTTCGGCAAGGGCGCCCAGGACATTGAAGTCTACAAGAAGCTGGGCGGCTACGCGAATATTTCGGAACGCCTGTTCAACATGAGCCAGTTCGAGCTCATCGACTACGTGCAGCGCTCTAACCTGCGCGGCCGTGGTGGTGCGGGCTTCCCGACCGGCATGAAGTGGAGCTTCGTGCCCCGCAATTCCGGCAAGCCCGTGTACATCGTGGTGAACGCTGACGAAGGCGAAGGCGGTACGTTCAAGGACCACTTCCTGATGATGGAAGATCCGCACCGTCTTATCGAAGGCTTGATCATTGCGGCATGGGCCCTCGGTTCCCGCGCGGCATACATCTACTGCCGTGGCGAATTCCTGCCCTGCATCGAAAGCATCAACAAGGCCTTGAACCAGGCATACGCTGCCGGTTAC of the Fibrobacter sp. genome contains:
- a CDS encoding NAD(P)H-dependent oxidoreductase subunit E, with product MRDHITGAVQFVSNNRLKFDGPTQSIDALPDPGQTFGYVNKAVPQPEPKEVLAKLDTPEIKERCADLLSRYPVGQGALLEVLWLVQGVFGWVPTEGIRWAANVCGCAPAHALGVATFYTMYNHAPKGKFLLQFCRNISCAIKGAQPLIKYVENKLGVKTGETTPDGLFTVLQVECLGSCGNGPMMLVNDDFATDVVDGQLKMKRGTTLTEASIDRIIDWCRAHVNDMPKHDVLGGIVKGHCGHPGAPGATAKPQVADYAPPSPVLNVKAEADESGATLTWKGAPEFTKIVVEKKNGSSWVAVGEPGVKDKAFVDAAGKVGDVYRMIATSGERTAKPSNEAVTTQKPAPVEEAK